Within Psychrobacter sp. DAB_AL43B, the genomic segment CTTGGAAGAATGACTGCTAATGACTTTAGGGATAATTAAGCCTTTATCTTCTGCATGAAAGGCGCCAAATACTCGTAGGTTATGCGCCTCTTTAATATAGTCGAGCTCATCATGTAAGCTTTGGCGAATCTCGTTAAATAGCTGTTCTTGCAATTGCTTACTCATATTTAGCACACCAGCGATTTTAAGCGCCATGCGTACTTGTTTAAGATCGCTATCACAGTTTTCATCGACATCAGGGTACTGTACTTTTACCACAACTCTTTGCCCAGATGGCAAAACCGCTCGATGCACTTGTCCGATAGAGGCGGCGGCAAAGGGTGTTTCTTCAAACTCAGTAAACAACTCGTTAACAGGCGCTTTAAGCTCACGTTCAATTTGTGCACGTATCTGCGCATAAGGCATCGGCGGGGCGTCTTTTTGTAGCTTTTCTAAAGCGTTTGCGACTTCAGGCGGAAACACGTCTTTATACTGTGAGGCAATTTGCCCTACCTTCATAACCGCGCCTTTCATTTCACCAAGCGTTTCGGCGATTTGAATACCGACGTCTTGCATCAATTCTGAGCGCGCTTGTAGACGTTTTTCTTCGTCACTTGAGAGATGCCTTAATGAGTTTTTAGCTGCTTTGCCGGCGATACTTGCTGTCATACCAGCAAGTTTCATAAAGCGTTTTCCGGACGATTTTGCCATTCATATCACCATATAGTGGATTGTTTGCTCAGCCATAATTCTATTATTTTAATCAGCCAATTGCTGTTTAACTACTGTGCTAAAGGTCACGTTTTTTTGCTTGAGTTATTATATTTTTCATTGTTAATATCGATACAAGTAACCATAAAATATTAATCATTGAATGTTATGGAATAAGTATTGGTTAGCCAATAATCTAATGCCATCTGATAACCTAAATGCCCTAGGCCACAAATAACGCCGACGGCCACATCACTGAAATAAGAATGTTGACGAAACGATTCACGGGCATGTACGTTAGATAAGTGAACTTCTATAAATGGTTTTTGTGTCGCCAAGAGCGCATCGCGTATCGCGACAGAGGTATGAGTAAAGGCGGCAGGGTTGATAATGATCGCGTCGACTTGATTGCTGGTGTCTGCCAATAGTCCATGATGCTGAATCTCATCGACAAGTTTGCCTTCATGGTTGGACTGACTGCAAACCAGTTCCACACCATATGCTGCGGCGCGCTTGATTAAGGAGTTTTCAATATCCGCAAGGGTGGTATGACCGTAAATCTCAGGCTCACGTTTACCCAATAAATTCAGATTAACGCCATTAATTAACAGTAACTTATGCGTTAACTGATGCGTCAAGGCTATATCGTTTTTTTTATGAGAAGGTTTTGCCGTTTTTATTGATTGAGAAGGGGTGGTCATAATAATCTCTATGGCTATCAAGGGGCGAATAAATCGTACAGGGTTTTTATAAGGGCTGGATAAATAGAATGGTCGTAGAATAGAAAATTCGACTGTCGCCTAACAAGGGTCTAAAAATAATACCCTAAGCTGAGTATTCTAGTCTTTATCCCTTTATGATAACAGCTTGCCAGTTATGTTATAAAAAAACTACATCAAAAGCTAACCTAAGTGGCAAAAATCATGTTAAAAGTCTTTGTGTTGCTAAAAACCCGTGTTATGATATTTTTTACGCAATAAATATTACATGTTTGTTGCTCATTCTAGTTTGGTTGATT encodes:
- the aroQ gene encoding type II 3-dehydroquinate dehydratase, with protein sequence MTHQLTHKLLLINGVNLNLLGKREPEIYGHTTLADIENSLIKRAAAYGVELVCSQSNHEGKLVDEIQHHGLLADTSNQVDAIIINPAAFTHTSVAIRDALLATQKPFIEVHLSNVHARESFRQHSYFSDVAVGVICGLGHLGYQMALDYWLTNTYSITFND
- a CDS encoding ABC1 kinase family protein, translating into MAKSSGKRFMKLAGMTASIAGKAAKNSLRHLSSDEEKRLQARSELMQDVGIQIAETLGEMKGAVMKVGQIASQYKDVFPPEVANALEKLQKDAPPMPYAQIRAQIERELKAPVNELFTEFEETPFAAASIGQVHRAVLPSGQRVVVKVQYPDVDENCDSDLKQVRMALKIAGVLNMSKQLQEQLFNEIRQSLHDELDYIKEAHNLRVFGAFHAEDKGLIIPKVISSHSSKRILTLTEEMGETLTVASTWDNDIKQKIAARLFHFSAGQLFGLYRMHCDPHPGNFAFRADGSVVAYDFGGIRSYSDSEVKLFRRFAKHALKGDVTALEQDLIALDIRRDDDKIVPGEFYEKWLEIGLKPMSIKPYQDGAFDFASSQTHHEAIAQMRTSLKYFGQFQPSATTMMLDRTISGQYWNLVNLGVTIDLSPLVKEYIEF